The stretch of DNA TAGCAATTACCTTGGTCCATCCAGGTAGATACAGAAATGTGTCCCCAACTGAGCCTACAATTGGAAATGTTTTAGAGTAGAATGTGGGGCCAGAAGGAGCTTGAGGATGTGGCCTTTTCAGCAACTGGAGGGGAAACCACCACTTTACAAGGTTATCAATTTTCAGAGGGAACATCATCCACTGGGTAAGGATTGTGTGTCCCAGAATTGGTGGCTCCAACAGGCCCTGTAGGGAAGGCAAATGAAAAGTCATCATTCACTAAGCTCTGGGGCCAAGCTATCCTTAATCAAGTCCTGGGATTTAACTAGGTAAAGCTAGCTCACCTTGAAGTCACTGCTGTTAGACCCAAAACTCAGCCTCCCCATGTTCTCCAGCAAGATATCCAGTTTGGACCCCAGTTTCCCCATCAAAAATAGTTTATCTCTCATATTTCGCTCCAAAACACCCTGGAACACCTGTGGATAGGAGATAGGATAGGTGCAAGGTTCAGTATCTAGCTCTTAGCCACTGCATAGGAGACCACATTAGGACACTTATTTGGAGGACAGAGAGAATGTAGCTCTCCCTATTCTAGAACTCTATCCTTTATCAAACTCTTCCTCATCCCAGCGTATCTTTGGAACCCTCTGCAAATCTGAGCAGGCAGGTGGGAAAGGGTAAATATGGAGAACTTAAAGCTAACACTTCCTGGGGAAGAGAGGAAACTAGGGCTCACAGCCTGGAATTAGGTTCTCACCCCATCCACCATCACATAGGCACGGTCATGGACTCCATTATTTGGCACCCAGAATGGTGTTGGCTCAAAAATGGTATGGGTCAGATAGGTTCGGTACAACATGAAGCCATGGTCCTGGGTGTGGAGAATGAGTACTTCAGACAAACAGAGATACAAAAGAACCCTGTGGTTATAGCCAAGGAACTTTTGGCTGTAGTTGCTCAGGGAGGTTGTCATCTCCACCAGATGTGGGTTTATGTCTTACCTGCTTGACGGCCTCAAAGGTCATTGGCAAGATTGAATTAATGGGACCATGGGGGCATAACAAGTCTAGGAAAGCCAGCAAATGCCCAACCTATTAGAATAAGGGAGAAGAATCAGAGTATAAGGGAAGTTTCTGgatagaagacaagaaagaatagGCTATTCAGAAAACAAAGGTGTGGTATCAGAGAAAAGATGCGGAGGAACTTACCAGGTGGAGAGTCAAAGGTCCAAGCATCATCTTGGGGCTGGGGGGAGGTAAAGGTCCCAAAGGAACTTCCTGGAACTGAGCCCAAATTCTCTCAGAAGCCATAGGAAAACCACAGACAAGAATACCTATTATGAGACTCTAGGGAGTTCTTAACCTGGGGCCCAGGGAAGGGCTTCAGGGGTCATGAAAGCTCTATTTTGCACACTCGTGTTTCTTTGCACATGGTCCCATTTGGGTGAATGGGGAAATGCCTCAGTGAGATGCTGAGCTGTGCCCCAGGCAATAACCACCAGTTGATGGGATCCCTTTATAATGTGGGCACTCCCCCCAAATTAATAAAAGCCTTTGGAGCTTAACGAAGTGGTAGGGTACCTTGCTGATGACATTTCGAAGAGCAAAAAGCTTAGGTGTAGGGTCTCCTGCTTCAGATATAGGTGCATCATAGTCATAGCTAGTAGTTATTGGAAGGAAGCGTCCCTTCTTATCAGCACCTGAAGTTGAGTCAATTTAATTCAACATCTATTTCAGATGACAGGCACTACTAAGCATGCTTCATACAGAGGAATTTTGCCATTAGAGGGGACAGTGGTGGCCATATTCAGCTTCTAGACATGCGAAACCACCTAGCCCTTAGATTCTAATTCTCTGTTACCTCCCTGCTTCTCTCCCAGGGACCATTTGGACTCACCATTCCAATATCCAAAGTTGGTACCTCCATGGAACATGTACCTGAAGTGAGGGAGGGTGGGGAAAAAGATAAAAGCTGACTCACTGAATCTTAACTTTCATCCCCAACTCCCAGCTACAGAGTTATATTGGCCTCGGTGTCTTTAGTTACATGTTCACACTGGCTCCCAACTCAAGCATGTTCTCTAGTCCTTTGGTTACAGCTGACACAGACCATGTGGAGTGATTCTGGCCCCAGTAATCCAGCCAGCCTGTGTAGTACTCAGAGATTACCTACAGTGTGAAATGAAAGGAGCTGTGAGTGAGATGGAACTGAGCTGGACCCATTCCCATCCCTGATTCTGATTCTTCTCTGGTCCCTCACCAATGGCCCATGGGGTTCATACTTCCGAAGCAGGGTAAAGATTTTGGTCATGTTGTCAGCTgcggaaaaaagagaaaagaaaaaaacaaatattgtggAAGAGGTGTCCCTTCCCCAGACTCCACTCCCGGCCCTTGCTTGGAGACCTGGGCCAAAATCTACAGTGGTATAGAGTCCCTGGAGGGAGCCACACTGGAGTCCTTCAGGCCCATCTGTAGTGAAGAGCAAGATCTTTTCTCCTAGTAGTGCACGGAAGAGCCCAGCCAAGTGCCTCATGTAGCTGGAGTCACAGGCTCCGTAGCTACCATATTCATTCTCTACCTGCCAGAGGGAAGGGAAAGTGGAGCCCAGCTGTGGGGTGGAGATAAAGAACCCCTTGCAcctccttcccctgccccagTCATATCCCCCTTGTACCTGAATGCTAATGATGTTACCACCATTGTGGTAAAGCCATGGATATATCTTAGGCAGCAAAACCTTGAACCAGGAGTCCACCGCGGCAAGGAAGTCTAAAGGAAGGAGCAGAGCTTCTTTGTTAGGGGCTACCATTACACTTGCTCACCACTAAATATAGGAAGCAATGACTCATCAAAAAATTCCCAACCCTAAGCACCTTGTAAATTTACATGTCAATGAAATTTGAACATAGGAAACCTTAAAgtagtgtttcttttctttctttcttttttttttttttttagagtgcagtggtgtgatctcggctcactgcaacctccaccaccggggttcaagcgattctcttgcctcagcctcccaagtagctaggattacaggcatgtgtcaccatgcccggatgattttatatttttagtagagacggggtttctccatgttggtcaggctggtattgaactcccaacctcaggcgatctgcctgccttggcttcccaaagtgccaggattacaggactaagccactgtgcccagccctagtGTTTCTTAAGAACAAATATAAGATGTTTATGTGAATTTAATGGTAtctacacaaaaataataaatataagaaaatgttaaatatatagcCTAGAGTATATAATCAACTTATACCTGAGATTGCTATGAAGTAGCATGGGAATTCACAGAAATGTAGAATATCTGACCTGCTCTGATGTAACTGACAATGCAGGTGATTTAAATAAGCAATTGAAACATTATTATATGGGTTGAGCATCCTtaatctgaaatttgaaatgcaccaaaatttgaaatttttgagCATCTACATGATGCTACAAATGGAAAATTCCGCATCTGACCCTTTGCCTTCTGACGGTCCAATGTACACAAACTTCATTTCATgcacataattatttaaaatattgtattcctggctgagtgcagtggctcacacctgcaatcctagcactccgggactctgaggcaggcagatcacttgagcccaggagtttgagaccagcagggcaacaagatgaaaccctctcttaaaaatataaaacatggctgggcatggtggttcatacctggaatcctagtactttgggaggctgggtcaggcagatcacctaaggtcaggagtttgagaccagcctggccaaaatgacaaaaccccgtctctactaaaaatataaaaattagctgggcatggtggcatgcacctgtagtcccagccatcaggaggctgagacaagagaattgcttaaatctgggaggcggagggtggaATGAGCTGAGATAACgtcactgtactctaacctgggtaacagagcaagactccatttcaaaaaaataaaataataaaacataaaatactgtatttactAGCAGGGAAGGAGGATAAAAAATGGTGTTATGGGTCagacgtggtagctcacgcctgtgattccagcactttgggaggccgaagcaggtggatcacctgaggtcgggagtttgagaccagcctgaccaacctggagaaaccccgtctccactaaaaatacaaaattagccgggtgtggtggcacatgcttgtaattccagctacttgggaggctgaggcaggagaattgcttgaacctgggaggtggaggttatagtgcgctgacattgtgccattgtactccagcctgggcaacagagcaagactccatcaaaaaaaaaaaaaaaaaaaatggtggtatgactgggcatggtggctcatgcatgtaatcccagcactttaggaggttgaggtgggtggatcacctgaggtcaagagtttgagaccagcttggccaatatggtgaaaccctgtctctactaaaaataaaaaaaaattagccgggcatggtggcaggcacctgtaatcccagctactcaggaggctgaggcaagagaatcacttgaacccaagaggcggaggttgcagtgagccaagaccatgccactgcactccagcctgggcaacaagtgtgaaactctgtATCATGGTGGGGGGAGGCGGTGGGGGGGGGAGGTGGTATATGGGGAACAGAGAGaaagcccaggtgcagtggctcacacttgtaatcccagcactttcagagtccgaggtgggtagatgacctgaggtcaggagttcgagacctgcctggccaacatggcaaaaccctgtctctactaaaaatacaaaaaaattagcagggcgaggtggtgagcgcctgtaatcccagctactcaggaggctgaagcaggagaattgcttgaaactgggggtcaaggttgcaatgagccgagattttgtgactgcactccagcgtcggtgacagagcaagactctgtctcaaaaaaaaaaaaaagtatatatatgtgaGAGAGAGACCAGGAAGGCCTCACCAAGGTGACTTCCTCAGGAAGCTTGTGATGAAGGAACACCACATGAAAAGGCTGCAAAGCCAAAGGCCTGGTGGGTTTGAAGAACAGCAATGAGGCCACTGTGGCTGGAGCAAAGTGAACATGGGGGAGAAGAGCAATAATGCCTAGTAGGTGACTGGGGCCAATTATGTAGGACCTACCACTTTAAGGAATCTATGGTTCATATTGTGAATGAGATGAGAACCTACTGGATAGGTTTAAGCAGAGAAATGACAAGATCTGGGATGTATCTTTAAACTTATTTCAACAGGATCACACTGCTGTATTGAGACAAGACTATACGGGGCAGAGGGCAAATGAGGGAAACCAGTCAGGAAGCTATAAAATAAGCCAGCTGAGAGATGGTTTGGACCAGAGTGGAGGCAATGGGGGTGATAAGAAGTACTCAAATTTAATGTTTGTGAAGAAAAGCTgataggaatttcttttttttcgagataaggtctcattgatctgtcgtctaggctggagtgcagctgcacaatcttggctcactgcaacctctgcctcccgggttcaagtgattctcctgtctcagcctcccaagtagctgggattacaggaactcaccgcctcacccagctaatttttttctatttttagtagagacgggtttttgccatgttggccagggtgatcttgaactcctaacctcaggtgataagATTTTCTGCCAGATTGAATGTGGGGTAGGGTGGTCAGTAAAGGCTTCTCTGAAAAGGGTCATGTGAAGAGCAGGGCAAGAACATCTTGGTAGAAGGGATGATATATGCTAAGGTCCCCAGAGATTGTAAAGATAGGTGTGAAAGATTATACATAGTGCTTAGCTTGCCCCTTTGGAAAATGGAGTTGTCATTAGCtgagaggggaagaaggagggaacAAGTGATTTGGGTGGCAATGCTAGGAACTTAGTTGTGTCACTGTGCCTTTCATTTGTCCAAATGGAGAAGTCAAGCAGGCTGGATATACGTATCTGAAAGACAAGGGAAAGGTCCTGGCTAAAGATACATATTTCAGGGTCATCAGCTATTAAATGGAATTTAAACTCCATCATGCGATGAGACCACTAAGGAATGAGAATATAGAAAAGAGAAGCATCCAAAGACAACCTTTTTACATTGACTggaaaggaaaatagagaaaaaccaGTAAGAGACTATGAAGAAGTGGTCAGAAAGactggagggcaggggcagggaccaGATAAGTGAGGTATCATGGAAGGTGAGAGACGAGTGTATTTCAAAGGACAGTGTGACTAACTGTGTTGAATGCTGCTGATTGGTTAAGGAGGATGAGGCCTGAAAGGTCACCATAGATTTAGCAATGTAGAGGTCACTGGTTTTCTTGAGCAAAACAGACTGCATGTTGGTGTACCATGAATACTTTATcgttttaaatgtatttcagtCCGCTGAGTTTGGGAGATACTACGAGAAACATAAAGCTCTCCGGCTCTCTTAAGAAGAAGTGAAACAGCACCTGGATAGAGCCCCACAGATATAAGGCATTTTTCCAGggcagtattttaaaaagttataaatcaGATAAAATTTTCCCCTTGATATCTGCACCTGAAGTGAAATCTAAACTTGAAATATTGGGCATCCTCAGAGCTTAATCTTgagttctcctttcttctttctctatattATTTCCCCAGGTGTTGTCTCAGTACCCATGGATTTAAATGCCATCTTTAGACGGATGACATCCAAATTCATGTCTAGCTCAGACCACTCCACTAAGCTCCATATTCATACATTGCTTACTTAATATCGTCACTTGAGTGGGACATGAAAATTTAACATGACCAGGACAAAACTATTGTTTGCCCCTAAAGTTGTTCATCTGCCACCCCTTGCCTTGATGCCTTTCTTTCCCAATCATACCTATACCACCTCATCCTCTCCCTTCCAATCAAAATCTGTCAACAAGTCCTGGCGATTTTTATCTCCAAACCATCTCTCAGGTCTGccttcttccttctgtttctacTGCCATTGCCTTAGTCTAGGCACCATCATCTCTGCCCTTAGCTAAAGTGATAGTTCCCAATTAGTTTCTCCACCCCTGCCCTTGCCCCCGAATACATTTCCCACATCCaggctgaaatattttaaaacatcatgtcACATCTCTGGTTAAATTTTTTCAATGCTTTTCTGCTGTACTGGGGATAAAATGCAAGTTGTTTACAGTGGCGCCCAAGGTCCTGCATCGACCGCCTCCATCTCATCTTCGATTTCATGTTACACTGTTGTCTCCCTACCCACTATGCTCCCACCATGCTGGTCCATTTTCAGTTCCTCAATCATGCCATGTTCTTTCCCATCTCGGGGGACCTCTATCATCCCTTCTACCTGGAATATTCTTGCCTCACTCTTCATAATGCCAGTGTTTCCCTTCCCTAGAAGTCAACTGAAATGCTACCTTCTCAGAGAAGGCTTTTCTGACCACCCTACCTAAAAGAGGCCCACTGGCATTCATATCTCAACTCCTTGTTTACTTTCTTGCATAGCATTTTTACAGCCTGCaataataggttttttttttgagatgagtctcgctgtcaccaggctggactgcagtggcatgatcttggctgtctgcaaccttcacctcccaggttcaagcaattctgcttcatcctcccaagtagctgggactataagcatgcaccaccatgcccaactaatttttgtatttttagtacggatggggtttcaccatgttggccaggatggtctccatctcttgacctcgtgatccacctgccttgccctcccaaagtgctgggattacaggggtgagccactgcgcctggccatttaaaaaaaaaaaaaatagtttcttccACTATATTATAAGCTCTACTGCACAAGGATGGGGTCTGTCTGGTCCCCCAGTTTCTAGTATCCTGCGAGGCATGAAGGAAACAGTTGGTATATGAATGATGAACTCCAATTTGGGAATAGTCTCTTCTGCTTTTGGCACCCAAATAGCCCATTTTACTTGCTTCTGTGTTAAATCTTTTGTCTCAACTCACCTGGATCTGAGGTTCTTAGATGAATTTCAGGTTTTCGAAGCAACCAGGATGGGAGACCCCCCTGAGACAAACAAAAAGATGACAAAGAAGCATGTAGGTTTTGTTTTGGGGTGTGGTGgcgaaggaaggaagggaaggaattgAGTATAGTGCTGGAGATGGCCCTAGAGGGTGGGCAGATGGGAGTGGTCTAGGAACCACACAAGGATAACGCTGCTTCTATCCCTTCTCCAGCTAACTCACCATCTCCCACTCTGCACAGATGTAAGGTCCTGGTCTCAGTATGACCAACAGGTTCGCTAGAGCTGCCTCATTCAGAAAGGCAATGAGGTCCCGGCTGCCATTAAAGTTATAGACCCCAGGCTGTGGCTCATGGTAGTTCCAGGGCACATAACTGAGAAAGGAAGAGGTTAACAGAGCCCAAGGTGGAGAGACACCAGGAGGCCTACGGGCTCAGGCCTTGCAGGGCATCTCCAGGAAGCGGCTGGAAGGAGGTCCTGCCCTGTCCTTTCCCACCCTTGGCCTAGGAGTCCTGGAGTGCTAAGCCCTGTTCAAACATGCCAGTCTTCCCGTCCCGACCTCCTTTCTTAGTGGGTGGTAGACCCCACCCCTTCGCGGCTCTTGCCAACACTTCTTACAACTGTATGGCGTTGAGGCCGCTCCATCGCATCTTTAAAAGCCGGTCGGCCCAAAGCACTCGCGGTACCCGAAAATAATGCAGGCTGCCAGATACATAGCGGAACGGGGCCCCGTCTAGGAGAAACCTGTCATGATCCCGATCCACTACGAACGACCGAGTGTCTGCctacaaagagaaagagatactGCTCAGCAGATGCCTGGAGGGAGGGTCGAGGGTCAGCGCCTGCCCAAAGCGGAGGAGATGGAAGTAGCCCCGAGGGTGGCTTCGTTGTTACTTTTGACTTTCTCTTATCCGCTGGATCTGGTCCTGCGTCACCGCACCCCCCGCCCTCCACCCCGTCAACTGGTTCAACTGCCTCATCTTCTTACCTGAGGCAGCAGTAGCGTCAGAAGCGGCAGCAACAGGGAGTGAAGGCAGGATGGCTTCTTGGGAGCCATGGCGCTTACAAGGCTCCTCTAGTCGGAGACTGCAGACAGACTGTCACGTGTCAGATTCCTGGGAGGGAACCTCAGCAAGCAAGGGGGCGGAGACCACCTCAAGTTGCCAGGCAGTTAGCCTGGACTTCCTCCTCTCCAGCCTGCAGCCACCCCCTACTCTACTAGTTTGTAAAATCCTCTTTATCATGCTAAAGTACAGTTAACCAATCAGCTTCATCAGCGTCACCTGGGAgcattgttagaaatgcagaatctggggccgggcgcggtggctcatgcctgtaatcccagcactttgggagcccgagacgggtggatcacgaggtcaggagatcgagaccatcctggtcaacatggtgaaaccccgcctctactaaaaatacaaaacaattagctgggcatgatggcctgtgcctgtaatcccagctacttaggaggctgaggcagaagaattgcctgaacccaggaggcggaggttgcggtgagccgagatcgcgccattgaactccagcctgggtaagaagaacgaaactccgtctcaaaaaaaaaaaaaaagaaaagaaaaaaaagaaatgcagaatctgggccgggcatggtggctcacacctgtaatcccggcactttggaaggccaaagctcgtggatcacctgagatcaggagtttgaaaccagcctggccaacatggcgaaaccccgtctctactaaaaatacaaaaattagctgggcatggtggtgggcacctgtaattccagctgttcaggaggctgaggcaggagaattgtttgaacccaggaggtgaaggttgctgtgagcctagatcaggccattgcactgcagtctgggcaacaagagtgaaacaatgTTTCAaaaacaaccacacacacacacacacacacacacacacacacacaaaaccaaaaaaaaaaaagaagaaatacagaatctggccaagtgcggtggctcacgtctgtaatcccagtagtttgggaggctgaggcaggtggatcacctgaagtcaagagtttgagatcagtctggccaatatggtgaaacctgtctctactgaaaatacaaaaattagtcgggacTGGTGGCgtaagcctgtaatctcagatactagCGTAgctgggcaggagaactgctggaacccggaaggcggaggctgcagtgagctatcctgccactgcactccagcctgggcaacagagagaagagacactgtctcaaaaaaaaaaaaaaaaaaaagaaaaaagaaatgcaaaatctcagaTCCTACCTCAGACCTATAGaatcaaatttgtattttaacaagattcccagGTGATCTTAGGCACCTTCAAAATTGAGAAGCATGGCTTGACTTGACTgggctccctgaggacagggagTGCCCTTTTTATCTCAAATCCTCAGCTTCTAGCACAGGGCCCGGCACACAGCAGGTTAAATCTAGATGAATGAATGTCAGAACCAAAGAGCTAAAACATGTTCAGAACCAAGGGAAACCACTGGAAAATCTTCAGCGTGATCCGGGGTGTGGAAGGGGGCAACCAGGTCATAGAAGGACCTTTTTCCTGAGACCCCTGTTTCAGCAAAACAGCCATTCCCTCCTGGCCATTCCACCTTCATTGGAAGTGCACCCTTCTCCAGCTTACCCCTGCCTGCCTCGGCAACAGATGTCAAGGACAATTGCTTTGTGCCAAGGCTTGGAAATTTGTGAATTTCCGTTCCTTTTGCTTTTACAGTTTCAAGCATGGGATGTGAAGATCAGGGTAATAATAATTACTGTTGACACGTACTGAAGGCTATGTGTCAGATATTGTATTAAACACTGTATATCTCATCTAATCTTCAAACAAGTCCACGAGGTAGATAATatcatttccatttcacagaggaggagaggaaaggacgGAAACATTAAGTAGCCTGTCCAAGGTCAGGCAACTATGTTAATAGAGCTGGCATTTCAACTAGTCAGTCCCGCCTCACGGTTAAGCTACTTAACCTTAGGTACTAATACCTTTTTTCAGGTACCAAAATTAATGATCCAAGAAGTTAAGAAACTTGCGCGAGTTTACACAGCTAGTATGCTATTAACATTCAATTTAGAAACTGAAAGTCTGGTTCACAAGCCTGAGCTCTGAATCACTGAGACTAAGGGTAGTGCGATACAGCCCAGAGCCCGGAAGTTGTACGGGATCAGCAATCCAGACCACCAGACCCGCCCCTCCCTGGATCCccctccaggctgcagtgtagtcgGCGGCGTTCTGCCCCGGAGTGCCGGAGGTATGAAGCCTCCTACCTCCAACATTAGGAGATGGAGATCCTGGGGGCCTCGGGCCAAGCCCGGCTTTGTTCCCCTTTGGCGCAGGTGTCTGCGTCTTGACCCCTACTGAAGGCCAAGTAGAGAACCCTCACAAGAGTCCTGCGACCCGTCCCCCGCCAGGCCTAGCCCGCTCCGGGCCTCTCAGCTCGCCGCCCTCACATCCTCCGACTGCCTAGCGGTTGCTAAGATATCGCCGGCCGTTGCGCCGGTGCGGACTGATGATGTCAGCGCTGCTTCCGGTCCGTGGCGCTGCGCTCTGGCCGAGCCAGGTCAGTCGGGGAGTGCGGGCTGGCCCACCCCGGGCTCTGGGCTCCGAAGCCAGGGGTGGGCCCTGCCAGGAATGGGCTTGAGCCTCGCACGTCTTTTGAACTACCCTGTGCTCTGCCTTTGCGGCGCGACGGGCATGGGAGTGGGGCTGCCCAAAGGTGGGCTGGGGTTGGAGGAAGTGGCTGGGTAGCCGCTGTGTGTCTGTCCTGAGGCCGTAAGGCCCCTGACCCCACCCTTGGAGCTGGCGACGGAGCAGGGCCTGTTTTCCCTAGACAGTAGAGTAGTGTAGGTCCCAGAGACCTGGGCCTGAGCTCTCCGCATTGGGACTTCAGGAATCTTCTGGATTGTGCCGGACCTGCGACCCTGCCGTTGTTTTCTTTCCAGCATGATCCGCTGGGCTCCCAGCGCATCTCCTGGAAGAGCCCACTCATCTTGGACGAGCTCTTCGGTAGCCTCAGATCGTCCTTGAAGAGGATGACTGAGACATTATGGGCCACGCACTGTGTGTCTGCTCTCGGGGAACTGTCATCATTGACAATAAGCGCTACCTCTTCATCCAGAAACTGGGGGAGGGGTGAGTGTTTGGAAGTCAATTAACTAGTCCTGAAGGTTATGGTCATTGAAGGACAGCGGTCTGCACATGTTTGGGGCACAAGGGTTTTATCCCTATCCCTGTCCTCTCTCACCTGACAGCTCTTAGCTACACGGTATCGAGAAGGTGGATCCTGGAGCCAGGCCTGCTAAATCCACTTTGTGTGACTTTGATAAACCATGTTTTTTTCCATCTGCTTAATGGAGATGATTATCATGCCTCACTGAtggagttgtgaggattaaatgagataatattataaaatgtctcACCCAGTGCTTGGTTCCTAAGTACTTGATAAGTGTTGGCTATTATTTACTTCTGTCAGGTGCAGAGATCTCTATTATGACCATAGGACCTCAAAGATTTCTATATCTCTGCTCCTGAGGAGCTCACAGTATAATATTCTTCAGATTTCACTTAGAGCCACATCTTGGGAGGGTTTCTGCTAAATGGGAAGAACACCCCACTCCCCACCAGGAAATTTCTCTAGGTCCAAG from Callithrix jacchus isolate 240 chromosome 6, calJac240_pri, whole genome shotgun sequence encodes:
- the GLB1L gene encoding beta-galactosidase-1-like protein isoform X1, which translates into the protein MAPKKPSCLHSLLLPLLTLLLPQADTRSFVVDRDHDRFLLDGAPFRYVSGSLHYFRVPRVLWADRLLKMRWSGLNAIQFYVPWNYHEPQPGVYNFNGSRDLIAFLNEAALANLLVILRPGPYICAEWEMGGLPSWLLRKPEIHLRTSDPDFLAAVDSWFKVLLPKIYPWLYHNGGNIISIQVENEYGSYGACDSSYMRHLAGLFRALLGEKILLFTTDGPEGLQCGSLQGLYTTVDFGPADNMTKIFTLLRKYEPHGPLVISEYYTGWLDYWGQNHSTWSVSAVTKGLENMLELGASVNMYMFHGGTNFGYWNGADKKGRFLPITTSYDYDAPISEAGDPTPKLFALRNVISKFQEVPLGPLPPPSPKMMLGPLTLHLVGHLLAFLDLLCPHGPINSILPMTFEAVKQDHGFMLYRTYLTHTIFEPTPFWVPNNGVHDRAYVMVDGVFQGVLERNMRDKLFLMGKLGSKLDILLENMGRLSFGSNSSDFKGLLEPPILGHTILTQWMMFPLKIDNLVKWWFPLQLLKRPHPQAPSGPTFYSKTFPIVGSVGDTFLYLPGWTKGQVWINGFNLGRYWTTRGPQQTLYVPRFLLFPKGALNRITLLELENVPLQPQVQFLDKPILNSTLHGLRINSLSADTLSASEPMELSGH
- the GLB1L gene encoding beta-galactosidase-1-like protein isoform X4; protein product: MERPQRHTVGGLPSWLLRKPEIHLRTSDPDFLAAVDSWFKVLLPKIYPWLYHNGGNIISIQVENEYGSYGACDSSYMRHLAGLFRALLGEKILLFTTDGPEGLQCGSLQGLYTTVDFGPADNMTKIFTLLRKYEPHGPLVISEYYTGWLDYWGQNHSTWSVSAVTKGLENMLELGASVNMYMFHGGTNFGYWNGADKKGRFLPITTSYDYDAPISEAGDPTPKLFALRNVISKFQEVPLGPLPPPSPKMMLGPLTLHLVGHLLAFLDLLCPHGPINSILPMTFEAVKQDHGFMLYRTYLTHTIFEPTPFWVPNNGVHDRAYVMVDGVFQGVLERNMRDKLFLMGKLGSKLDILLENMGRLSFGSNSSDFKGLLEPPILGHTILTQWMMFPLKIDNLVKWWFPLQLLKRPHPQAPSGPTFYSKTFPIVGSVGDTFLYLPGWTKGQVWINGFNLGRYWTTRGPQQTLYVPRFLLFPKGALNRITLLELENVPLQPQVQFLDKPILNSTLHGLRINSLSADTLSASEPMELSGH
- the GLB1L gene encoding beta-galactosidase-1-like protein isoform X3 encodes the protein MAPKKPSCLHSLLLPLLTLLLPQGGLPSWLLRKPEIHLRTSDPDFLAAVDSWFKVLLPKIYPWLYHNGGNIISIQVENEYGSYGACDSSYMRHLAGLFRALLGEKILLFTTDGPEGLQCGSLQGLYTTVDFGPADNMTKIFTLLRKYEPHGPLVISEYYTGWLDYWGQNHSTWSVSAVTKGLENMLELGASVNMYMFHGGTNFGYWNGADKKGRFLPITTSYDYDAPISEAGDPTPKLFALRNVISKFQEVPLGPLPPPSPKMMLGPLTLHLVGHLLAFLDLLCPHGPINSILPMTFEAVKQDHGFMLYRTYLTHTIFEPTPFWVPNNGVHDRAYVMVDGVFQGVLERNMRDKLFLMGKLGSKLDILLENMGRLSFGSNSSDFKGLLEPPILGHTILTQWMMFPLKIDNLVKWWFPLQLLKRPHPQAPSGPTFYSKTFPIVGSVGDTFLYLPGWTKGQVWINGFNLGRYWTTRGPQQTLYVPRFLLFPKGALNRITLLELENVPLQPQVQFLDKPILNSTLHGLRINSLSADTLSASEPMELSGH
- the GLB1L gene encoding beta-galactosidase-1-like protein isoform X2; translation: MAPKKPSCLHSLLLPLLTLLLPQADTRSFVVDRDHDRFLLDGAPFRYVSGSLHYFRVPRVLWADRLLKMRWSGLNAIQFYVPWNYHEPQPGVYNFNGSRDLIAFLNEAALANLLVILRPGPYICAEWEMGGLPSWLLRKPEIHLRTSDPDFLAAVDSWFKVLLPKIYPWLYHNGGNIISIQVENEYGSYGACDSSYMRHLAGLFRALLGEKILLFTTDGPEGLQCGSLQGLYTTVDFGPADNMTKIFTLLRKYEPHGPLVISEYYTGWLDYWGQNHSTWSVSAVTKGLENMLELGASVNMYMFHGGTNFGYWNGADKKGRFLPITTSYDYDAPISEAGDPTPKLFALRNVISKFQEVPLGPLPPPSPKMMLGPLTLHLVGHLLAFLDLLCPHGPINSILPMTFEAVKQVFQGVLERNMRDKLFLMGKLGSKLDILLENMGRLSFGSNSSDFKGLLEPPILGHTILTQWMMFPLKIDNLVKWWFPLQLLKRPHPQAPSGPTFYSKTFPIVGSVGDTFLYLPGWTKGQVWINGFNLGRYWTTRGPQQTLYVPRFLLFPKGALNRITLLELENVPLQPQVQFLDKPILNSTLHGLRINSLSADTLSASEPMELSGH